In Candidatus Sodalis pierantonius str. SOPE, one DNA window encodes the following:
- the wecA gene encoding UDP-N-acetylglucosamine--undecaprenyl-phosphate N-acetylglucosaminephosphotransferase produces MNILNMSTDFVAIFLFSLLFLFLARKVAKKIGLVDKPNYRKRHQGQIPLVGGISIYAGICFAFLYTDHYIPHVSLYLMCAGVLVVTGALDDRFDISVVARAIIQALVAVAMMVFSGRYIINSLGYIFGPWEMVLGPFGYLVTLFAVWAAINAFNMVDGIDGLLGGLSCVSLGAMGILLTLDNNPGLALWCFAMIAAILPYILLNLGVFGRRYKVFMGDAGSTMIGFTIIWLLLQSTQGWGHPMNPVTALWIIAVPLMDMIAIMYRRMRKGMSPFAPDRQHIHHLIMRAGFSSRQAFIIITLTAALLAFFGVAGERWLRWPESVMLLLWIGVFLLYGYVLKCAWRVARFVKRTKRRLSHYKKTPP; encoded by the coding sequence GTGAACATACTCAATATGAGTACTGATTTTGTTGCTATTTTTCTGTTTTCTTTGCTCTTTTTGTTTTTAGCGCGCAAGGTTGCCAAAAAAATAGGCCTGGTCGACAAGCCCAACTACCGCAAACGCCACCAGGGGCAGATCCCTCTGGTGGGCGGTATTTCCATTTATGCCGGCATCTGCTTCGCCTTTCTCTATACGGATCATTATATTCCCCACGTGTCGCTGTACCTGATGTGCGCGGGCGTCCTGGTCGTGACCGGCGCGCTTGACGATCGGTTCGATATCAGCGTGGTGGCGCGCGCCATTATCCAGGCGCTGGTCGCGGTGGCGATGATGGTATTCAGCGGCCGCTATATTATTAATAGCCTGGGCTACATTTTCGGGCCGTGGGAAATGGTGCTGGGGCCATTTGGCTATTTGGTGACGCTATTCGCCGTCTGGGCGGCGATCAACGCGTTCAATATGGTGGACGGTATCGACGGCCTGTTGGGCGGCCTCTCCTGCGTGTCTCTTGGCGCCATGGGCATCCTGCTCACGTTGGACAATAATCCAGGCCTGGCGCTGTGGTGTTTTGCCATGATCGCCGCCATTTTGCCCTATATTTTATTAAACCTTGGGGTGTTCGGCCGACGCTATAAAGTGTTTATGGGCGATGCCGGCAGCACCATGATCGGCTTCACGATTATCTGGCTGCTGCTGCAAAGCACCCAGGGCTGGGGGCACCCGATGAATCCCGTGACCGCCCTGTGGATCATCGCCGTGCCGCTGATGGATATGATAGCCATTATGTACCGCCGGATGCGCAAAGGCATGAGCCCGTTTGCGCCCGACCGGCAGCATATTCACCACCTGATCATGCGCGCGGGTTTCAGCTCGCGCCAGGCGTTTATCATTATTACACTCACCGCCGCGCTACTGGCGTTCTTCGGCGTGGCGGGGGAACGCTGGCTGCGCTGGCCGGAGTCGGTCATGTTGTTGCTGTGGATTGGGGTGTTTTTACTGTATGGCTACGTACTGAAATGCGCCTGGCGGGTCGCCCGCTTCGTCAAGCGAACCAAGCGACGGCTTAGCCACTACAAAAAAACACCACC
- the rho gene encoding transcription termination factor Rho — MNLTELKNTPVSELVTLGENMGLENLARMRKQDIIFDILKQHAKSGEDIFGDGVLEILQDGFGFLRSSDSSYLAGPDDIYVSPSQIRRFNLRTGDTISGKIRPPKEGERYFALLKVNEVNYDKPENARNKILFENLTPLHANSRLRMERGNGSTEDLTARVLDLASPIGRGQRGLIVAPPKAGKTMLLQNIAQSIAYNHPDCVLMVLLIDERPEEVTEMQRLVKGEVIASTFDEPASRHVQVAEMVIEKAKRLVEHKKDVIILLDSITRLARAYNTVVPASGKVLTGGVDANALHRPKRFFGAARNMEEGGSLTIIATALIDTGSKMDEVIYEEFKGTGNMELHLSRKIAEKRVFPAIDYNRSGTRKEELLTTQEELQKMWILRKIIHPMGEIDAMEFLMNKLAMTKTNDEFFDMMKRS, encoded by the coding sequence ATGAACCTTACCGAATTAAAAAATACGCCGGTTTCAGAGCTAGTGACCCTCGGCGAGAATATGGGGCTGGAAAACCTGGCCCGCATGCGTAAACAAGACATCATCTTCGACATCCTCAAGCAGCATGCCAAGAGCGGCGAGGATATCTTCGGCGATGGCGTGCTGGAAATTTTGCAGGACGGATTCGGTTTTCTCCGCTCCAGCGACAGTTCCTACCTTGCCGGCCCCGATGATATTTACGTTTCCCCCAGCCAGATCCGCCGCTTTAACCTGCGCACCGGCGACACCATTTCCGGCAAGATCCGTCCGCCGAAAGAGGGCGAGCGCTACTTTGCGCTGCTGAAGGTCAACGAAGTCAACTACGACAAGCCGGAAAACGCCCGCAACAAGATCCTGTTTGAAAACCTGACGCCGCTGCACGCCAATTCGCGTTTGCGCATGGAGCGCGGTAACGGCTCTACCGAAGATTTGACCGCGCGCGTTCTGGATCTTGCCTCGCCTATTGGCCGCGGCCAGCGTGGCCTGATCGTGGCGCCGCCGAAAGCCGGTAAAACCATGCTGCTGCAAAATATCGCCCAAAGCATCGCCTATAATCACCCCGACTGCGTGCTGATGGTGCTGCTGATTGACGAACGTCCGGAAGAAGTGACCGAGATGCAGCGTTTGGTGAAAGGCGAAGTCATCGCTTCGACCTTCGACGAGCCGGCGTCTCGCCACGTGCAGGTCGCCGAAATGGTGATAGAAAAAGCCAAGCGCCTGGTTGAACATAAGAAAGACGTTATTATCTTGCTGGACTCCATTACCCGCCTGGCGCGCGCCTACAACACCGTCGTACCCGCTTCCGGCAAGGTATTGACCGGCGGTGTCGACGCCAACGCCCTGCATCGTCCGAAGCGTTTCTTCGGCGCCGCGCGTAATATGGAAGAGGGCGGTAGTCTGACCATCATCGCCACCGCGCTTATCGATACCGGCTCGAAGATGGACGAAGTGATTTACGAAGAGTTCAAGGGCACAGGCAACATGGAATTGCACCTGTCGCGTAAAATCGCCGAGAAACGTGTTTTCCCGGCGATCGATTACAACCGCTCAGGGACCCGTAAAGAAGAATTACTTACCACTCAGGAAGAGCTACAGAAAATGTGGATCTTGCGTAAAATCATCCACCCGATGGGTGAAATTGATGCGATGGAATTCCTGATGAACAAGTTGGCGATGACCAAAACCAACGATGAATTCTTCGACATGATGAAACGTTCGTAA
- the trxA gene encoding thioredoxin TrxA: MSDKIIHLSDDSFEKDVLQAKGLFLVDFWAEWCGPCKMIAPILAEIADEFDGKLTIAKLNIDENPATAPKYGIRGIPTLLLFRDGEVVATKVGALSKGQLKEFLNANL, from the coding sequence ATGAGCGATAAAATTATTCATCTGAGTGACGACAGCTTCGAAAAGGACGTATTACAGGCCAAAGGGCTGTTTTTGGTCGATTTCTGGGCCGAATGGTGCGGTCCTTGTAAAATGATTGCGCCTATTCTGGCAGAAATCGCTGATGAATTCGACGGCAAACTGACCATCGCTAAATTGAACATCGACGAAAATCCGGCCACTGCACCTAAGTATGGTATCCGCGGTATTCCCACCCTGTTGCTGTTCCGCGATGGTGAAGTGGTAGCTACCAAAGTTGGCGCCCTGTCCAAAGGACAGTTGAAAGAGTTCCTTAACGCAAATCTGTAA
- the rhlB gene encoding ATP-dependent RNA helicase RhlB, with protein sequence MSKTHLTEKKFSDFALHPLIVESLDSKGVNNCTPIQALTLPITLAGKDVAGQAQTGTGKTLAFLTATFHHLLTHPAAEGRQTNQPRALIMAPTRELAVQIHSDAEPLAQATGLKMGLAYGGDGYDKQLNVLEAGVDILVGTTGRLIDYTKQNYVNMGAIQVVVLDEADRMFDLGFIKDICWLFRRMPAAAERLNMLFSATLSYRVRELAFEHMNNAEYVEVEPLQKTGHRIQEELFYPSNEEKMRLLQTLVEEEWPDRCIIFANTKHRCEDIWGHLAADGHRVGLLTGDVSQKRRLRILEEFTQGALDILVATDVAARGLHIPSVTHVFNYDLPDDCEDYVHRIGRTGRAGESGCSISLACEEYALNLTAIESYIGHQIPVSKYNSDALLTDLPAPKRLTRPRTGSGPRRSGAPLHNRKRPG encoded by the coding sequence ATGAGCAAAACACACTTAACAGAAAAGAAGTTTTCCGACTTCGCCCTGCACCCGTTAATCGTTGAATCGCTTGATTCTAAAGGCGTTAACAATTGTACGCCCATTCAAGCGCTGACTTTGCCCATTACGCTTGCGGGCAAAGACGTCGCGGGCCAGGCGCAAACCGGTACCGGCAAAACGCTGGCCTTTCTAACGGCCACGTTTCATCATTTACTCACCCACCCTGCCGCCGAGGGGCGTCAAACCAATCAGCCGCGCGCGTTGATTATGGCGCCTACCCGCGAGCTGGCGGTGCAAATCCATTCCGATGCCGAACCATTAGCCCAGGCGACCGGCCTGAAAATGGGGCTGGCCTACGGCGGCGATGGTTATGATAAACAGCTGAATGTGCTGGAAGCTGGGGTCGACATCCTGGTGGGCACCACCGGCAGGCTGATTGACTACACCAAACAGAATTACGTCAATATGGGCGCCATTCAGGTGGTGGTGCTGGACGAGGCCGATCGGATGTTCGACCTCGGCTTTATCAAAGATATCTGCTGGCTGTTCCGCCGGATGCCCGCCGCCGCTGAACGGCTGAACATGCTGTTTTCCGCCACCCTCTCTTATCGGGTGCGCGAGCTGGCGTTCGAGCATATGAATAACGCCGAGTATGTTGAAGTGGAGCCGCTGCAGAAAACGGGCCACCGCATACAAGAGGAGCTGTTTTATCCTTCTAATGAAGAAAAAATGCGCCTGCTGCAAACCCTGGTCGAGGAAGAATGGCCCGACCGGTGTATCATTTTCGCCAATACCAAGCACCGCTGTGAGGATATCTGGGGCCACCTGGCCGCTGACGGTCATCGCGTCGGGCTGCTGACCGGCGATGTCTCGCAGAAGCGGCGCCTGCGCATCTTAGAAGAGTTTACCCAGGGCGCGCTCGATATCCTGGTGGCGACGGACGTGGCCGCCCGCGGACTGCATATTCCCTCTGTGACCCACGTCTTCAATTATGATCTGCCGGACGACTGCGAAGATTACGTCCACCGTATCGGCCGGACCGGCCGTGCCGGCGAGAGCGGTTGTTCCATCAGCCTGGCGTGTGAAGAATATGCATTGAATCTTACCGCGATAGAAAGCTATATTGGCCATCAGATCCCCGTTAGTAAATACAACAGCGACGCGCTGCTGACCGACCTGCCCGCGCCAAAACGGTTGACCCGCCCCCGCACCGGCAGTGGTCCTCGGCGCAGCGGCGCGCCGCTCCATAACCGTAAACGTCCGGGCTAA
- the gppA gene encoding guanosine-5'-triphosphate,3'-diphosphate diphosphatase encodes MISASSLYAAIDLGSNSFHMLVVREVAGTVQMLARIKRKVRLAAGLNGDNRLSSDAMQRGWQCLRLFAEHLQDIPPAHVRVVTTATLRLATNAAEFLGPASDILGCPVQVISGEEEARLIYQGVAHTTGGSDERLVVDIGGGSTELVVGRGAQALELFSLEMGCVTWLERYFNDRSLTRENFERAEQAAREKIRPVAFRLLARGWQVCVGASGTVQALQEIMVAQGMDEHITLSKLLQLKQRVIHCGKLEELEIEGLTLDRALVFPSGLAILLAVFAELGIKTMTLAGGALREGMMYGMMALPAGGDIRQHTLENLQHRYQLDTEQAQRVARLAEGFARQVAETWQLDERCFTLLRCASMIHEIGLSIDIKRAPHHAAYLVRHTDLPGFTPAQQKLIATLLQNQSNHIDLTQLNDQNSLPLRIAQRLCRLMRLAIIFASRRRDDALPAVELRAMDETLHVLLPHDWLNQHPLRAEYLEQESQWQSYVHWPLLLEEAPQS; translated from the coding sequence ATGATAAGCGCCTCCTCACTCTATGCCGCCATTGACTTAGGCTCCAACAGCTTTCATATGTTGGTGGTGCGTGAGGTGGCCGGCACCGTCCAGATGCTGGCGCGCATCAAGCGTAAAGTGCGTCTGGCCGCCGGGCTCAACGGCGATAACCGGCTTTCCAGCGACGCGATGCAGCGCGGCTGGCAGTGCCTGCGCCTGTTTGCCGAACATTTGCAGGATATCCCCCCCGCCCACGTCCGCGTGGTGACCACCGCCACCCTGCGCCTGGCCACTAACGCGGCGGAATTTCTCGGCCCGGCCAGTGATATTCTGGGCTGTCCGGTGCAGGTCATTTCGGGCGAAGAAGAAGCCCGGCTTATCTATCAGGGCGTCGCCCACACGACCGGCGGCTCCGATGAACGTCTGGTGGTGGATATCGGCGGCGGTAGCACCGAGCTGGTGGTGGGGCGCGGCGCGCAGGCGCTGGAACTGTTCAGTCTGGAAATGGGCTGCGTCACCTGGCTGGAGCGCTATTTTAACGACCGCAGCCTGACGCGGGAAAACTTCGAGCGGGCGGAGCAGGCGGCGCGCGAAAAAATCCGCCCGGTCGCTTTCCGCCTGCTGGCCCGGGGCTGGCAGGTGTGCGTCGGCGCCTCCGGCACGGTGCAGGCGCTGCAAGAAATTATGGTTGCCCAGGGGATGGATGAACATATTACGCTCAGCAAACTGCTGCAGCTTAAACAGCGCGTCATTCACTGCGGCAAGCTCGAAGAGCTGGAAATCGAAGGTCTGACGCTGGATCGAGCGCTGGTGTTCCCGAGCGGGCTGGCGATTTTGCTGGCGGTATTTGCCGAACTCGGCATCAAGACCATGACCCTGGCGGGCGGCGCGCTGCGCGAGGGGATGATGTACGGCATGATGGCGTTGCCGGCCGGCGGCGATATCCGCCAGCACACCCTGGAAAACTTGCAGCACCGCTATCAGCTGGATACCGAGCAGGCGCAGCGGGTCGCCCGGCTAGCGGAAGGATTCGCCCGTCAGGTGGCCGAGACCTGGCAATTGGACGAGCGATGTTTCACGCTTTTGCGCTGCGCCAGCATGATCCACGAAATCGGCCTAAGCATTGATATCAAACGCGCTCCGCACCATGCCGCCTATCTCGTCCGCCATACCGACCTTCCCGGTTTTACCCCCGCCCAGCAAAAGCTTATCGCCACGCTGCTGCAAAACCAGAGCAACCACATCGATCTCACCCAGTTGAATGACCAAAATAGCCTGCCGCTGCGCATCGCTCAACGCTTATGCCGGTTGATGCGGCTGGCGATCATCTTTGCCAGCCGCCGGCGCGACGACGCGTTGCCCGCGGTGGAGCTGCGCGCCATGGACGAAACGCTGCACGTACTGTTACCCCACGACTGGTTGAACCAGCATCCGCTGCGGGCGGAATACCTGGAGCAAGAAAGCCAGTGGCAGAGTTACGTCCACTGGCCGTTATTGCTGGAAGAAGCACCGCAAAGCTGA
- the rep gene encoding DNA helicase Rep, producing the protein MRLNPSQQQAVEFVTGSCLVLAGAGSGKTRVITNKIAHLIRGCGYQARHIAAVTFTNKASREMKERVAQTLGRAEARGLTVATFHTLGLAIIKREYKALGMKAKFSLFDEQDQLALLKDLTEPWLEGDKDLLNQLTAAISNWKNDLLSPPQAAVAARSERDKLFAHCYELYDNHLVACNVLDFDDLILRPTKLLQRDEAVRECWQNRLRYLLVDEYQDTNTSQYELVKLLVGPRGRFTVVGDDDQSIYSWRGARPQNLALLQQDFPTLAVIKLEQNYRSTERILNAANILIANNPHVFEKKLFSRLGYGEILKVITANNEDHEAERVVRELIAHHFINKTRYRDYAILYRGNHQSRLFEKMLMQNRIPYRISGGTSFFSRPEIKDLLAYLRVLTNPDDDSAFLRMVNTPRREIGAATLAKLGTWATQRDKSLFTASFDLGLEQTLSGRGLESLQQFTRWLEGIARQAEREPVAAVRELIHGIDYESWLYESSPGPRAAEMRMKNVNQLFSWMTEMLTGSDLNEAMTLDQVVTRFTLRDMMERGESEEELDQVQLMTLHASKGLEFPYVFLVGMEEGLLPHQSSIAENNIDEERRLAYVGITRAQKELTFTLCRERRQYGELVKPEPSRFLLELPQDDLAWEQVRKPVSAEERMSRGQGHLASLRAQLAKARGEGG; encoded by the coding sequence ATGCGCCTTAATCCGAGCCAACAACAAGCCGTCGAATTTGTCACTGGATCCTGCCTGGTGCTGGCCGGCGCCGGCTCGGGTAAAACGCGGGTCATCACCAATAAAATCGCCCATTTGATCCGCGGTTGCGGTTACCAGGCGCGCCATATCGCGGCGGTCACCTTTACCAATAAAGCCTCGCGGGAGATGAAAGAGCGGGTGGCGCAAACCCTGGGCCGCGCTGAGGCGCGCGGCTTAACCGTCGCCACGTTCCATACGCTCGGGCTGGCTATCATCAAGCGCGAATATAAGGCATTGGGCATGAAGGCTAAATTTTCGCTGTTCGACGAGCAGGACCAACTGGCGCTGTTAAAGGATCTCACCGAGCCGTGGCTGGAAGGGGACAAAGACTTGCTTAATCAGCTTACCGCCGCCATTTCCAACTGGAAGAACGATCTGTTGTCGCCGCCGCAGGCCGCGGTGGCCGCGCGTTCCGAGCGGGATAAGCTGTTCGCCCACTGTTACGAGCTCTACGACAATCATCTGGTCGCCTGCAATGTGCTGGATTTCGACGATTTGATCCTGCGACCCACCAAGCTGCTGCAGCGTGACGAGGCGGTGCGCGAGTGTTGGCAAAACCGGCTGCGCTATCTGCTGGTGGATGAGTATCAGGACACCAACACCAGCCAATATGAACTGGTAAAGCTGCTGGTAGGGCCGCGGGGCCGTTTCACCGTGGTGGGGGACGATGACCAGTCGATTTACTCCTGGCGTGGCGCGCGGCCGCAAAATCTGGCGCTGTTGCAACAGGATTTCCCGACGCTCGCGGTGATTAAGCTGGAGCAGAACTACCGCTCCACCGAGCGCATACTCAACGCCGCCAATATTCTTATTGCCAACAACCCGCATGTCTTTGAGAAAAAGCTGTTTTCCCGGCTGGGCTATGGCGAAATCCTAAAGGTGATCACCGCCAATAATGAAGATCACGAGGCCGAGCGGGTGGTGAGAGAATTGATCGCCCACCATTTCATCAACAAGACCCGCTATCGCGATTACGCTATTCTTTATCGCGGTAATCACCAGTCGCGGCTGTTTGAAAAGATGCTGATGCAAAACCGCATTCCTTATCGCATCTCCGGCGGAACGTCGTTTTTCTCACGCCCCGAGATTAAGGATCTGCTCGCCTATCTGCGCGTGCTGACCAATCCCGATGACGATAGCGCGTTTTTGCGAATGGTGAACACGCCGCGCCGGGAGATCGGCGCTGCGACGCTGGCGAAGTTGGGTACCTGGGCGACGCAGCGCGACAAGAGCCTATTCACCGCCAGCTTCGATCTGGGCCTGGAGCAAACGCTGAGCGGCCGCGGCCTGGAATCGCTGCAACAGTTCACCCGCTGGCTGGAGGGCATTGCCCGCCAGGCGGAGCGGGAGCCGGTCGCGGCGGTGCGTGAACTCATCCACGGTATCGACTATGAAAGCTGGCTGTATGAAAGCTCTCCCGGTCCGAGAGCGGCGGAAATGCGGATGAAGAATGTTAACCAGCTGTTCAGCTGGATGACCGAGATGCTTACCGGCTCCGATTTGAATGAGGCGATGACGCTTGATCAGGTGGTCACCCGTTTTACTCTGCGCGATATGATGGAGCGCGGTGAGAGCGAGGAGGAGTTGGATCAGGTGCAGCTGATGACGCTGCACGCCTCTAAGGGGTTGGAGTTTCCCTATGTCTTCCTGGTCGGCATGGAGGAGGGACTGTTACCGCATCAAAGCAGTATCGCCGAGAACAATATCGATGAGGAGCGCCGCCTGGCTTATGTCGGCATTACCCGCGCGCAAAAGGAATTAACTTTCACCCTGTGCCGCGAGCGGCGTCAATACGGCGAACTGGTCAAACCGGAACCGAGCCGCTTCTTGCTGGAACTGCCGCAGGACGATTTGGCGTGGGAGCAAGTGCGTAAACCGGTCAGCGCCGAGGAGCGGATGAGCCGTGGACAGGGCCATCTGGCCAGTCTTCGCGCTCAGTTGGCCAAGGCGCGCGGCGAGGGCGGCTAA